The nucleotide sequence GAATAATGCCATTGCGCCCATTGCTTTCGCTTCAGCGATCGGCTTGAAGTTCGTCTCAACCTGGATGCTTCTCCAGATTTTTTCGTTAACGATTGATTCTACTTGCTCCAATTCATCTGCTGTGACCTGGCCGAAGTGGGAAAAATCGAAACGTAGTCTATCAGGCTCGACAAGAGATCCCGCCTGATTTACGTGACCTCCCAGTACATCCTTCAATGCCTGGTGTAGCAAGTGTGTTGCAGTATGATTCTTGATGATTCTCGAGCGATTATCCTGGTCAACTTTAGCTGTCACTTCAAGACGCTTCGTCACGGTGCCCTCTTCTACCACTGCATGGTGAAGGTTTTGTCCGTTAGGAGCTTTCTTTACGTCCTTGACCGATAGCTTCACGCCATTCGCTTCGATTGTTCCCTTGTCAGCGATCTGGCCACCGCTTTCCGCATAGAAAGGTGTTACATCAAGGATAAAGTGAACTTCATCGCCAGCATTCGCTTCCTCAACAAGCTCGCCTTCCTTGACCAATGCAACAATCTTGCCATTTGTTTCAAAATTTTCATAACCGACGAATTCACTGCTTTCTTTAATGTCGCCAAGAATGCCGCCTTGAACCTGCATGGAACCTACATCCTGACGTGCAGCACGTGCTCTTTCACGCTGCAGTTCCATTTCTTTTTCAAAGCCTTCATGGTCGACCTTCAATCCTTCTTCTTCAGCATACTCTTCTGTTAATTCGACAGGGAACCCGTATGTGTCATAAAGACGGAAGACATCTTCTCCCTGGACCATGCCGCTGCCTTTTTCCTTTTCCTTCTTGATCAGCTCGGAAAGGATTGCAAGGCCTTCATTAAGCGTTTCATGGAAGCGGTCTTCTTCGTTTTTGATGACTTTTTGGATGAATTCTGTCTTTTCTTTTACCTCTGGGTAGAAGTCATGCATGATTTCACCGACAACAGGAACAAGCTCGTACATGAATGGACGGTTGATGTTCAGCTTTTTCGCATAACGTACAGCTCGGCGCAATAAACGACGAAGTACATAACCGCGGCCTTCGTTCGAAGGAAGTGCACCGTCACCGACAGCAAAAGCTACCGTACGAATGTGGTCGGCAATAACTTTGAATGCTTCATCCTTCTCTTTGGACTGTCCGTATTTTTCACCAGAGATTTCTTCAGTCGCATTGATGATTGGCATGAACAAATCTGTTTCAAAGTTTGTCGGAACGTCCTGAACCACAGAAGCCATACGCTCAAGCCCCATACCTGTATCAATATTTTTCTTCGGCAGTGGAGTATATGTTCCATCAGGATTGTGGTTGAACTCGGAGAACACCAGGTTCCATACTTCTAAATAACGGTCATTTTCCCCGCCAGGGTATAATTCTGGATCTTCAGGATCATTGCCGTATTCAGGTCCTCTGTCATAGAAGATTTCCGTGTTTGGACCACTTGGGCCTTCACCGATATCCCAGAAGTTCCCTTCAAGGCGGATAATGCGCTCTTCAGGAATACCGATTTTCTCTCGCCAGATATTGAAAGCTTCATCGTCTTCGGGGTGAATTGTCACAGATAGCATTTCAGGATCAAAGCCAATCCACTTTTCATCCGTAAGGAATTCCCATGCGAATTCAATTGCTTCTACCTTGAAATAGTCACCGATCGAGAAGTTCCCGAGCATCTCAAAGAACGTGTGGTGGCGCGCTGTCTTGCCGACATTTTCGATATCGTTTGTACGAATAGATTTCTGAGCATTGGTGATCCGTGGATTTTCCGGTATGACACGGCCGTCAAAATACTTTTTCAGTGTTGCCACACCGCTGTTGATCCACAGTAGGGAAGGATCGTCATGCGGTACAAGTGACGCGCTTGGCTCGATCGCGTGGCCCTTTTCCTTAAAAAAATCAAGATACATTCTTCTGATTTCAGCACCTGTCAGTTTTTTCATAAAACTAACCTCCTAAACCCAATTGAAATTTAAGCTTTCAGGGATTTTAGGCAACAAAAAAAGCCCTCATCCCTGGACAGGGACGAGAGCTTGCTCGCGGTACCACCCTGATTATGGACGCAAAGACGTGCGCCCATCTCTCAAAAACGCTTTAACGCAGCTGCTACGGCAGGTTTTGCCTGCACTCCGGAATAGCTTTCTGTTATCCTTCATCGGGAATTCTTGCAGCCTTGGAATCCCTCTCTGGACGATGGTCTATAACATACTCGTTCCTTCTACATTTTTCGAATTATTAATCTATAGCCGAATTATATATAGCCGCTTGCCGTTTGTCAAACGACTTGGCAAAAATTATGTTGGTCGCGCTTTCTTTCTCTCCAGTATGATATGGTCTTTTGCGTGAATCAATGCCGCCCTCAATACGACCAGAACGGGAACGGCTAGTATCAATCCCAGGATACCGCCCACTTCTTCCCCTGCTAACAGCGCAAACATGATCATCAGAGGATGCATGTGCAGGCTTTTACCTACAATCAGTGGGGATAGAATATTCCCCTCGAGGAATTGAAGTGAAAAGACAATCACGAGTGATAGAACCACCATTTTTACTGACATTGTCGCGGCAATAATCACAGCCGGGATGGCACCGATGATTGGCCCGAAATAAGGAATCACATTCGTTATCCCGACAATTGCTCCAAGCAGAAGCGAATACTTTATGCCCGCCATCCAAAAAAACAATGAGGATAGTACTCCAATAATGAGACAAATGAGCAGCTGGCCGCGGATATAGCTGCCCAGCGATTTGTCGACTTCATGCAGGAACTTGGTGCCTGGCTGCCTCCACTGCCGTGGTGTGATATACCACGCCGCTTTTTTCATGACATCAAAATCCTTCAGCATGTAAAAAGCGATAAACGGGATCACGGCAATCGTCAGGATGGAATTTACGAGATCCATCAGGAATGCCATCGAACCCGCGAGCACACCATCAAGCCATTGTTCCATCCTGTTGATTCCATCCTCAATTCTTTCGTGGATACCTGCTGGCCAGGTAGAGGTCTGGTCGACAATATTATTGACCATTTGTTTATATTGCTCGGCGAAATACGGAGCATTTTCTGCCAAGTCGCCCAGCTGGTGGATCAGTGCTGGTATCCCTTTGTAAAAAGCAAAGCCGGCCCCGCCAAAGAACAAGATATAGATGATCAAGATAGATACTCCGCGATGAAGTCCTTTTTGGTGAAGGGCCTCTACGATAGGATGCAGCAAATATGTAATGAATGCAGCCACTGAAAAAGGCACAAGCAGCGAAAGCAGTACTTCCAAAAAAGGAACCCATATGGACTGCAATTTAATGAAAACATATAGAACAATGAATAAAAGGAGAAGAAATCCAAGCCGGTAATACCATTTCATCTGGATATTCATCCATCTTCGCCCTCCTTCCTGTTTATTCTTAAGAGAAAGGAGGTGGATTATACATTTTGGCCTTGCTTGGATATTTTTTAAGCAGTCCTTTTCGATTTAATAGCGAAAGGTTCTTTTTTATAGCGAAATTTTTAATAATATAGCGAAAAACTTTTTATTATAGCGAAATTCTTAATATTATAGCCAAAAAGGATTTTTTATAGCGACTTGGAAATTATCAGCGATTTTTTCCAATCTGACAGTAAAAAATCCCTTGCAATTACGCAAGGGATTAGGTTTGATTATCCGGACTAGAATAAAGCTCTCGTCATCTTTCTGCCAAGCCTCTTCATTTTTCTGCCAGACATCATATTGTTGTTGGAAGCATAGTTGATTGCTGCCATTCCAGCACCAATAGCAATTACGGAGGTTAACATTCTATTCATATGCGCCACCTCTTTCATTTATTTTACATGCCGTATTGACGTTGATCTTCTTCAAATAAATCATCAAGTGAGCTCAATGTTCCATCCTCTTCGACTTGATGGGTATGGATCAAACCTTTGTTTAGAGACAGTTCTATGAAGCAATTCCAGCAGTAATATTGGTTGATGCCAATTTTACCTATATCCTTGCTTCTGCAATTGGGACAACTTAACATAAGGACACCTCATCTCGATTTGACAGTGACGACGATGGCATCCCTTCCGATTGCAGGTGGACCAGTGGTCTTTATGACACGCTTCCCATTCGCGATATCCGAAAAAAAGCCATCCGTTAATTCGTACCCTACAATCGTGCCCAATTCTTCCATAAAATATACATCCTCCAACAGGCCAAGCTGTTCTCCTTCTTTCGAAAGAAGCTTTTTCCCAGCAAGGCTCTGATTATGTTCGAATGTATATTCCGGCTCTGCCTCCAAACGTTCCAAGGCTGACTTGTCCTTCACCATGACTCCATCTTCACCAAAGGATGAAACCTGGTCCACTTTCACCTGAAACGTTTTCTTGATGAACGCACCTTTTTTTACAAGTAAGCCTACTACGCTTCCATTGCCGGAAATGCTCACATCACAAACTTCGCCCAGTTTTTGACCACTCGTCAATTCATATACTGGCAGTCCCTTTAAAAGTGAAAATGTCCGCAAAAGTGTGTCCCGCCTTTCCCGAACAGTCTTAGTTTCCACTGACTGCGGCAAATTCATGAGGTGTAAGGTTTTCCATAAAAAAAGAATCCGCAATTATTGCAGATTCTTATGCATCCTTTTCATCCATAAAATCATAAGGAGTCAGGTTGCCCATTCCAATCATCGGATCAGCGCTTTTGATGATTTCAATGTAATCCACTTCGTCCTCATTGCCGGTAGTATCTTCATTTTGGAGTTTATTTTCCAACTGAGGCTCGCTTTGATTCTTTTTATCTGCTTCATCTTGCAATTCAGGCAGTAATTGTACAAGCTTCTCAACGAGTGTTGTGTTCCTTGCGGTATCTTCACCACGTTCAATCCCAATTTTAAGTGCTTCTTCTTCACCAACAAGAATGAGGAATTGCTTGCTCCTTGTGATTGCTGTGTAAATCAGATTCCTGCGGAGCATCCTGTAATAGCTTTTTACCACAGGCAGGACGACAATTGGAAATTCACTGCCCTGGGATTTATGCACTGAACAGCAATAAGCGTGGGTGATTTGTGACAGATCCGGCCTGTTATATGTGACTTCAATGCCGTCGAAGGAAACAATCAGCTGGTCCTGTTTTTCCGTGTTTTCCTTTGCGTAAAAAATGGCTACTACCTCGCCCATATCCCCGTTGAACACATTAGCTTCAGGCTGGTTCACCAGCTGGAGGACTTTATCGCCAATCCGGTATTTCACATCGCCAAACGCAAGCTCTTTCCTGGTTCCATCTGAATTCGGATTAAAAAGATCCTGCAACAGCTCGTTCAGACGGTCAATGCCGGCTGGGCCACGGTACATTGGTGCCAGCACCTGGATGTTCCTTGGGGAATACCCCTTCTTCTTTGCGTTGGCAACCACCTTTTCGACTACCTGGGGAATCTGGCTTGTCGTACATTTTATAAAAGAACGGTCAGGCTGTTGGGAGGAAATATCGTCTGGCAAATACCCTTTTTTGATTTGGTGGGCAAGTTCGATAATCGATGAACCTTCTGCCTGCCTGTAGATGTCCGTCAGCCTTACCGTCGGGACCCTTCCAGAATCCAATAGATCCTTCAAGACCTGGCCCGGTCCTACTGAAGGGAGCTGATCTTCATCACCCACGACGATGACCTGAATATTATCAGGGAGCGATTTGAATAATTGATGGGCCAGCCATATATCAACCATCGAGGTTTCATCAATAATCAAAATCTTTCCCTCGAGCGGCTGGTCTTCATTATGATCAAAGCCTTCCGCACCATTCCAGCGCAGCAGCCTATGGATGGTCACAGCAGGCAGTCCGGTTGACTCAGTCATCCTCTTTGCCGCACGACCAGTCGGAGCTGCAAGCAGGAACGGATAAGGCTCTTCTTTTTTATAATCTTTTGGTTCCAGAGAACAGCCATGCAGCTCGGCATATAGCTCAACGATTCCCTTAATAACCGTCGTTTTACCTGTGCCGGGACCGCCAGTCAAGATCATCATCGGTGACATCAGAGCTGTCTGGATCGCATCCTTCTGACTTGGACCGTATTGGACACCCAGACGTTCCTCAAGATTTCCGAGTGCAAGGAGAAACTCTGATTCGGGAAATTGATTTTCGTATTCTGTTTGCTCAAGGATCCTTTTAATGTTGGCAATCAGGCCTTTTTCGGAATAATAAAGGGATGGCAGATAGATTCTCTGTTCTTCGGCAACCAGCTTTCCTTCTTCACCCAGCTTGATGATTTGGTTCGAGATATCAGTAAATTCAATCTCGATATTCTGATTGTCTTCAAGCAGCTTTTTTACCTCCACGAGCAGCTCTTCCGCTTCCATGAAAACATGCCCACCCTGGATGCTTGAATTCTCAAGTGCATAAAGACAGGCAGCCTTGATACGGTCCGGATGGTTACCTGTTAATCCGAGTTGGCTGCCCAGTTCATCAGCCCTTCCGAAACCGATGCCTTCGATGTCCTCTACAAGCTTATAAGGATTGTTCTGAATAACGTCAATAGCCTGTTCCTTGTATACCTGATAAATTTTCATCGACAGCTGCGGGCCAAAGCCATATTCGTTCAATGCGACCATTACTTGTTCAAGGCCCTGATGTTCCATCAATGTGTCATAAAGTTCCTTTGCTTTTTCTGGGGCCAGCTTCGGAATTTGGTCAAGGACGGATGGATTCTCGATAATCCTCGTTATGGCCTTTTCTCCAAGTGTATCGACGATTTTCTCTGCTGTTTTCTTCCCGATTCCTTTGAAGAGATCACTTGATAGGTAGCTGATGATTCCCTGCTTTGATTGTGGCAGGTCTTTACGGAAATGAGTCGCATGGAATTGTGCGCCGAACTTGGGGTGTTCTTTTACCTCACCAAAGAAAATATAAGTCTCCTGCTCATGAATCCGGGGGAAATACCCAGTGATGACGGCTTCTTTATCCTCGTACTGTTCATTTGTTTCCTCGACCCTGATCCTCAGGACTGTGTATAGATTTTGTTCATTATGGAAAATGGTAACAAGATGCTTACCTTTCATGAACTTACCCTGTTCTGAAAACAAATCAAGTGAGTCCTGTTTGTCCAAAGTACTTCCCCCTTTCCTTCAATTCAACTTATTTAACGGAGATCTTGTCCCTCAATCAATTTCTTGCCGTGGCCTGCGAGCAAGTGGTCTGGCTGGATTTCCAATGCACGATTGAACATCTCGAGCGCTTTTTCACCATTTTCTTTGTAGCCATAAGCTACGCCAAGATTATAGAGGGCGTCCGCATGCTGCGGGTCCAGCGAGATTGCCAGTTCTAGGGCTTTAATCGCTTCGTCGATAAAAGCTTCCCTGGCGAGACAAAGCCCATATTGGAAATGGGCTTCAGCATCATTTTCTAGAAGTTCCGTGCTGCGTTGTAAATATGGCAGAGCAAGCTTGTTGCTGCCCATCTGCACGAGGGTCATACCCAGCATGAAAAAATTGTCTCCATTGTCCAGCCCTTTTTTCATGGCTAGCTCAAACATATTTTTGGCATCCTCGAAGTGCTGGTTATCATAATACACACTACCCTTGCTGTAATAGGCTGCGGTTGCATTCTCATCTATGCTGATCGCTTTATCGTAAAACGTCATTGCTCTTTCAGTATCACCCACGGCGGTGAGGACGTTCCCAAAATTTATGTATGCAACTGGATCTTCTGGCTGAGCCTCAATCGCTTCAGCGAATGTCTTGGCAGCCTCTTCCCATTTACCTTCTTTCATTAACTCAATACCTGTCTGGTTTTTATCCATTTCTAACACTCCATTCTCCATGAAAGTATACCATATTAAGGAAGGATCCAGACTCTCTTCGAGCACTTCCCAATTAAAACAGTAACGATAAATTACTATCAGTTTTGCAAGCAAAAAGAGCCTAGTCCAAAACAATCCCCGGCGAAGCTGGCCCGCCGGGGATTTTATCAGGATTAGCCGACATATGTCAGTTTGTTTCCGTTCTTGAAAATCTCATCAATCGTACCGCCACCAAGACATTCTTCCCCATCGTAAAATACGACAGCTTGTCCAGGAGTAACGGCACGAATCGGTTCTTTGAAAAGGACTTTTGCGGTCCCATCATCCTGTAGTTCGACCGTTACAGCATTATCAGGCTGGCGGTAGCGGAATTTTGCTGTGCAGTCGAAAGTCTTAGGCTTTTCCTTATCAGAAACAAAGCTGACATTAACCGCCGTGATGCTGTCTGAATAAAGCAGTTCGTTGTGAAACCCTTGTTCAACAAGCAATACATTGCGTTCAAGATCTTTGCCGACAACAAACCAAGGTTCACCTGAACCACCAATGCCAAGGCCTTGGCGCTGGCCGATCGTATAGTACATCAGACCGTCATGCTTCCCTTTCACTTCGCCGTTCATCGTCTCCATATTTCCTGGCTGGGCCGGAAGGTAATTTCCTAGGAACTCCTTGAAATTCCTTTCACCAATGAAGCAGATACCGGTACTGTCTTTTTTGGTTGCTGTGGCAAGATTTGCTTCCCTGGCAAGCTCCCTTACACGTGCCTTTTCCAGATTTCCAATTGGGAACAATACTTTTTCAATCTGAGCCTGACTCAATTGGTTCAAGAAATAAGTCTGGTCCTTATTTTCATCCAGTCCTCGAAGCATCTTGCGTTCCCCGTCCCGGTCCTCCACTCGTGCATAATGGCCTGTCGCCAGGTAATCAGCTCCCAGATTCATTGCATGCTCAAGGAATGCTTTGAATTTTATTTCCTTGTTGCACATGACATCCGGGTTAGGTGTCCTGCCTGCTTTATATTCATCAAGGAAATAAGTGAAAACCTTATCCCAATATTGTTT is from Mesobacillus boroniphilus and encodes:
- a CDS encoding PRC-barrel domain-containing protein, with the translated sequence MRTFSLLKGLPVYELTSGQKLGEVCDVSISGNGSVVGLLVKKGAFIKKTFQVKVDQVSSFGEDGVMVKDKSALERLEAEPEYTFEHNQSLAGKKLLSKEGEQLGLLEDVYFMEELGTIVGYELTDGFFSDIANGKRVIKTTGPPAIGRDAIVVTVKSR
- the mnmA gene encoding tRNA 2-thiouridine(34) synthase MnmA, with product MEKSPKDTRVVVGMSGGVDSSVAALILKEQGYDVIGIFMKNWDDTDENGVCTATEDYEDVIRVCNQIGIPYYAVNFEKQYWDKVFTYFLDEYKAGRTPNPDVMCNKEIKFKAFLEHAMNLGADYLATGHYARVEDRDGERKMLRGLDENKDQTYFLNQLSQAQIEKVLFPIGNLEKARVRELAREANLATATKKDSTGICFIGERNFKEFLGNYLPAQPGNMETMNGEVKGKHDGLMYYTIGQRQGLGIGGSGEPWFVVGKDLERNVLLVEQGFHNELLYSDSITAVNVSFVSDKEKPKTFDCTAKFRYRQPDNAVTVELQDDGTAKVLFKEPIRAVTPGQAVVFYDGEECLGGGTIDEIFKNGNKLTYVG
- a CDS encoding YrzQ family protein, translating into MNRMLTSVIAIGAGMAAINYASNNNMMSGRKMKRLGRKMTRALF
- the recD2 gene encoding SF1B family DNA helicase RecD2 — its product is MDKQDSLDLFSEQGKFMKGKHLVTIFHNEQNLYTVLRIRVEETNEQYEDKEAVITGYFPRIHEQETYIFFGEVKEHPKFGAQFHATHFRKDLPQSKQGIISYLSSDLFKGIGKKTAEKIVDTLGEKAITRIIENPSVLDQIPKLAPEKAKELYDTLMEHQGLEQVMVALNEYGFGPQLSMKIYQVYKEQAIDVIQNNPYKLVEDIEGIGFGRADELGSQLGLTGNHPDRIKAACLYALENSSIQGGHVFMEAEELLVEVKKLLEDNQNIEIEFTDISNQIIKLGEEGKLVAEEQRIYLPSLYYSEKGLIANIKRILEQTEYENQFPESEFLLALGNLEERLGVQYGPSQKDAIQTALMSPMMILTGGPGTGKTTVIKGIVELYAELHGCSLEPKDYKKEEPYPFLLAAPTGRAAKRMTESTGLPAVTIHRLLRWNGAEGFDHNEDQPLEGKILIIDETSMVDIWLAHQLFKSLPDNIQVIVVGDEDQLPSVGPGQVLKDLLDSGRVPTVRLTDIYRQAEGSSIIELAHQIKKGYLPDDISSQQPDRSFIKCTTSQIPQVVEKVVANAKKKGYSPRNIQVLAPMYRGPAGIDRLNELLQDLFNPNSDGTRKELAFGDVKYRIGDKVLQLVNQPEANVFNGDMGEVVAIFYAKENTEKQDQLIVSFDGIEVTYNRPDLSQITHAYCCSVHKSQGSEFPIVVLPVVKSYYRMLRRNLIYTAITRSKQFLILVGEEEALKIGIERGEDTARNTTLVEKLVQLLPELQDEADKKNQSEPQLENKLQNEDTTGNEDEVDYIEIIKSADPMIGMGNLTPYDFMDEKDA
- a CDS encoding AI-2E family transporter: MNIQMKWYYRLGFLLLLFIVLYVFIKLQSIWVPFLEVLLSLLVPFSVAAFITYLLHPIVEALHQKGLHRGVSILIIYILFFGGAGFAFYKGIPALIHQLGDLAENAPYFAEQYKQMVNNIVDQTSTWPAGIHERIEDGINRMEQWLDGVLAGSMAFLMDLVNSILTIAVIPFIAFYMLKDFDVMKKAAWYITPRQWRQPGTKFLHEVDKSLGSYIRGQLLICLIIGVLSSLFFWMAGIKYSLLLGAIVGITNVIPYFGPIIGAIPAVIIAATMSVKMVVLSLVIVFSLQFLEGNILSPLIVGKSLHMHPLMIMFALLAGEEVGGILGLILAVPVLVVLRAALIHAKDHIILERKKARPT
- a CDS encoding tetratricopeptide repeat protein, with product MDKNQTGIELMKEGKWEEAAKTFAEAIEAQPEDPVAYINFGNVLTAVGDTERAMTFYDKAISIDENATAAYYSKGSVYYDNQHFEDAKNMFELAMKKGLDNGDNFFMLGMTLVQMGSNKLALPYLQRSTELLENDAEAHFQYGLCLAREAFIDEAIKALELAISLDPQHADALYNLGVAYGYKENGEKALEMFNRALEIQPDHLLAGHGKKLIEGQDLR
- the alaS gene encoding alanine--tRNA ligase, translated to MKKLTGAEIRRMYLDFFKEKGHAIEPSASLVPHDDPSLLWINSGVATLKKYFDGRVIPENPRITNAQKSIRTNDIENVGKTARHHTFFEMLGNFSIGDYFKVEAIEFAWEFLTDEKWIGFDPEMLSVTIHPEDDEAFNIWREKIGIPEERIIRLEGNFWDIGEGPSGPNTEIFYDRGPEYGNDPEDPELYPGGENDRYLEVWNLVFSEFNHNPDGTYTPLPKKNIDTGMGLERMASVVQDVPTNFETDLFMPIINATEEISGEKYGQSKEKDEAFKVIADHIRTVAFAVGDGALPSNEGRGYVLRRLLRRAVRYAKKLNINRPFMYELVPVVGEIMHDFYPEVKEKTEFIQKVIKNEEDRFHETLNEGLAILSELIKKEKEKGSGMVQGEDVFRLYDTYGFPVELTEEYAEEEGLKVDHEGFEKEMELQRERARAARQDVGSMQVQGGILGDIKESSEFVGYENFETNGKIVALVKEGELVEEANAGDEVHFILDVTPFYAESGGQIADKGTIEANGVKLSVKDVKKAPNGQNLHHAVVEEGTVTKRLEVTAKVDQDNRSRIIKNHTATHLLHQALKDVLGGHVNQAGSLVEPDRLRFDFSHFGQVTADELEQVESIVNEKIWRSIQVETNFKPIAEAKAMGAMALFGEKYGDIVRVVKVGDYSLELCGGCHVPNTSVIGLFKIVSEGGIGAGTRRIEAVTGEAAYKVLNDQISILKDAAAKLKTSPKEIANRIDSMLIEMKQIQRENESLSAKLGNIEAGSLTSKVKEVNGVQLLAARVEAADMNSLRNMADDLKQKLGSAVILLGMTDGSKVNLIAAVTDDLIKRGYQAGKLIKEAAAICGGGGGGRPDMAQAGGKDPSKLDNALQFAEEWVKSI